The Daphnia magna isolate NIES linkage group LG3, ASM2063170v1.1, whole genome shotgun sequence genomic interval TCAATCGTTTGTGCTAATGTAATCATTACTTTATGATACGGTTCTAGGTTACATTGGCCACGTTCGCAGTCTACGTGACATCAGATCCCAGTCACATACTAGATGCCAAGAAAGCCTTCGTTTCGTTGACGTTGTTCAATCTGCTCCGTTTCCCAATGTCCATGTTTCCTATGCTTGTCGTATCGTTCGTCCAGGTAATGTCAATTTAACGCAATGTTTTTCTTAAGTTATTTAGTGCATTgtttttaatatttgttttgAGTTCATCGCCCAGTTTGAAAGTGATACCTGggaagcgtttttttttttttgcaataagGAATGTTTGGCAAGGGCGTTCACTAGTGTTCTCATTTACACATTGTGTCGCCCCAttttatttgcaattttttgcgtttgtttaaaaattgtttGGAAACTCCCAGCTTATTTTACCTTTCCATTGAGCCGCTTGCTTTTTTGGATAGCTTTTGGTTGCTGTCTGCGTTCACTTAAATTCCCAGTTCAATCGCtaaaagtaatattttaatttttaggcAAGCGTATCAATAAAACGCCTCAACAAATTCATGAACGCAGACGAGCTGGATCCTAATTCAGTTTCTCATGAAACCACTCGTAACTACTTACAAAGTTCTTATCAAATGTCTTAAAATTACCCTATTTTCTTGCATCGTTTACAGAGAGCGCTATCTCCGTCGAGAAGGGATCATTTGCTTGGTCACAAGCGGAACCTCCAATCCTTAAAGACATCAATATTGAAATTAAGCCTGGTAAACTTGTGGCGGTAGTGGGACAAGTTGGTGCAGGCAAATCTTCACTTATCTCGGCCATACTGGGAGAAATGGAAAAACTAAGTGGGAAGGTCAATACAAATGGACGGATTGCCTACATCCCTCAACAAGCCTGGATTCAAAATTGTAGTCTCCGCAACAACATCTTGTTTGGCAAAGGCTATAACGAATCAGTTTACAACAAAGTCATAAACGCTTGTGCCCTGAAACCCGATCTGGCCATGCTCCCTGGTGGGGATAACACGGAAATCGGAGAGAAGGTAAccaatctgttttttttttttaggtattAGTTGGTTTGCGATATCATCATTTTGAATGTGTTTATTCCCCAGGGCATCAACTTAAGTGGAGGGCAGAAACAGCGGGTTAGCTTAGCTCGTTCCGTTTTCTCCGACATGGATGTATATCTATTAGATGATCCTTTGAGTGCCGTCGACAGCCACGTAGGAAAACACATCTTCGACGAAGTAATCGGTCCTAAGGGTCTACTGAAATCGAAGGTACATTTGGTTTATTTTCCGTTCCCTTGTAGATACaacttttgaaatggtccCTTTTTATGTAGACTCGATTACTTGTGACGCATGGCATCACCTTTTTGCCCCAAGTAGACCAAATCGTTGTCCTAAAAGACGgagaagtttctgaaattggCTCGTACAAGGAATTGCTCGCGCAAAAGGGAGCTTTCGCCGAATTCCTTCTGCAACATCTGGAGGATGAAGGCACAGATGAAGATATCCCTGACGGTCTGCTTTTCAATCAGCCTTCACACGATCTCAATCTTGATCAGTATTTGTTTCTAATGTTTGTAGAATTGGCGGAGATTAAACAGGAATTAGAAAACACAAtgggaaaagaagaatttGCTAGACAGATTTCTCGCCAGCGCGTAGCCTCTGAAAGTCAAAGCCAACATAGCGAAAATGCCGAAAATCGACCCATGATTGCCTCTCCAGATCGTAGCTTATCGAGGTAAAAACTCTATCGTTCAGTTTGTTTATTTGAAACGTCGTCCTCCTGTTGAAACATATAAAATACTAATTTATGATGGTGGTTTTTAGGAGTAGCTCAACAACGAGTATGGAAAAGAGCGGTGGAAGTTTACGAAGACGTAGCTCGGCTAAAGATCGCAAATCCGTCGATGCTGGTGCTCCTGCCGCAAACCCGAACAACAATAAGCTTATTGAAGCAGAAAAAACTGAAACTGGCAAAGTAATTGCTTTTAACTTTTTTATGCTACTTATTTGTGATCTGGATAACAGTAAACTAATAGGACATTTTCACAATTTCGTAATAATCATTACTAaatttgcgaaattttttatcaaCTTCTAGGTCAACAGCAAAGTGTACATACATTATATGCGATCAATTGGCGCTTGGTTGACATTCATCACTTTGGTGCTTTACATTCTCTATCAGGTATTTCCCATATTTTAAACATTAGCCTGCCTTCGTTTTTTAATTAATTCTTTACGCGTGACAGAGTTTTGCTGTTTATTCCAATATCTGGCTTGCCAAATGGTCTGAAGCCGGAAACACGACTACCAAAAACCATACCATCGAACAACAGAGGGATATCTACTTAGGTGTCTACGGAGCACTTGGTTTCGGACAAGGTAAGCTGTTGATTCTGTAATACAGTTAGCTGATGTAACATATACCTCAGTAAGATCTCGAACTTACCATGTACAAGACTGATGTGAGAAGAAAGTCTGAATTGTAGGTATAGTAAGtatgttctctttttctggGTATTTAGTGGTTAGCTTTTAGCATTATCTCAAGATAATTTATCATTAACATAACCCTGTACACACCctatttaaaaggaaatgtaTTTTGATAATAATTTACTACAATAATGGTTTAGTCGGTTAAGTGCATGGCTATTAACACTAACAGTCGGCTCCTTCGGTATTTCCTTCGTCGTCGTGTAGCtatttttttgctgtttggaACTATCACGATTGCCCTTGGTTGCCTTGAAGCTTCATCCATTTTGCATGAGGGTATGATTGCTCGCACTTTCCGCCTTCCCATGTCGCACTTCGATACGACTCCTATTGGCCGCATCGTCAACCGGTTCGCCAAAGACGTGGATGTTGTCGATAATCTTATACCATCGAGCATCCGCACAGCTCTCCTGTGCTTTCTATCGGTATGTTGGGAAAAGAATGCTGTTTAATTTTTAGGCTTCTTGTTCTGCAAAGATGTGTGCAAAGTAGTACTTAAGTTAAGGACCTGGCCTTTCCTCATTGTTCTAAAGGTAGgcgaacttttttttttgcacaatTACTGTTTTATCGTCTTGTCAGACAAGTTTCATGTTTGTCAAGTTTATTTGTTGGAATCCTTCGAGTAGTGGTGACAAGTGTATGTTCTTATCTTGTAGCGTTCTAATTCTGTTGGGATATCGATGTTGTTTTGTGGGAAAGTCAATATCTTTCACCGCTCATGAATGTTTTGGCATTGTTGTACAGCCATCTTGGTGATGCTTGCTTCGGTCCTACTGGGCCTGGCATCGTTGCGAGCCGCAAGAACTTTGCATATCCGTCTAATTGGCGACGTCCTTCGTTTGCCTATGGTCTTTTTCGATACAACGCCTACCGGCCGTCTACTCAATCGCTTCAGCAAAGATGTCGATGTTCTGGATAACACCCTGCCATTCGTCATGCGCAGTTGGATTGCAACGCTGTTACAAGTACCGAAACTCTTATTTGAGTAAATTTTCAAGTATAGGCACAAATAGTGCCAGTAATTTTGCACTCGACTTGGTGGGAAAGGTTTGCGTTTCAATTTTATCCATCCACTCGAAGGATTCTCTCAAATATTGTACTTGCAAGCAAGTAAAGACAGATTCGATGAGCAATTCAGCTCGATTGAGATGCCACAAAATTTGCAAATGTGACGCTACGCTTTGTTGAATTGGAATTGCTTTTTGTTTCGCAGCCTTATTTTCTGGCAGCGAGGTGTTGCTTTATTACGCGGCGGCCCGCGCATCGCGTGTCTTGCATGAGACTTGTCTTAAACATGTCCTTCGTGCACCAATGGCCTTCTTCGACACCATTCCTATTGGGAGAATAGTATCGCGTTTTTCGCAAGATATGGACTCCGTTGACACTCGTCTCCCCGCAATCGTAGTCGACTGGCTCTACTGTTTGTTAGAAGTAAATTTTGATTGAATCCTTCGAGTGACGAAACAACTCCGTCTTCTTCCTGTTCCGTTCTTTCGTTAATCAAACGTATTGATTTCTTGggatttcttcgtttttctttgtgtttagtaattttaatgaattgATAATCTGCAATATAGGTAGTAAGTACTATACTGGTTATCGGCGTTGGGACACCGGTCTTCTTTGCAGTAGCCATACCAATTGGAGTCCTCTACTATTGGATTCAAGTAAATTTTTTGTGTAAAATCTACCCAACTAAACGTAAAACGCCGAAATTGTTTTAGAATGTTTACGTGGCTACTTCAAGGCAACTTAAACGTCTAGAATCCGTTTCACGGTCCCCTATTTATTCTCACTTTGGCGAAACACTTACCGGTAATTTCTATTTACAGTTTACAATAGGAAAAATCGGTCTAATACTCAAACAATTGGTTGCCATATTCTTCTTTAGGTGCAACTGTCATTCGGGCTTACGGCCAAGAACAGCGTTTCATTAAAGAATCAGAGTCACGCGTGGATATCAATCAAGTCTGCTATTACCCAAGTATTGTTGCCAATCGATGGCTGTCCGTAAGATTGGAAACCATCGGTAATTTGGTGGTGCTGTTCGCTTCCCTGTTTGCTGTTattgaaagagagaaaggaaCGATGGACCCCGGTTACGTTGGACTGTCCATCACCTACGCGCTTAGTGTAAATATGAAGCTAATCATAACCCGATGGTATAAATAACTAATAAATTAACTAATGCGTTAACTTAATACTTTTAGATTACACAAACTCTCAACTGGTTCATGAGGATGACTTCCGAAGTCGAAACCAACATCGTGGCTGTAGAGAGGATCAAAGAGTACAGTGAAGCcgtacaagtatgtttgatttgattgttCAAAAGCATCTACTTATTAAAGGATATGAAAAACTTCAAACTAGGAAGCTTCGTGGGACCATGGAAAACGTGAACCTCCCAATACGTGGCCCGAAAAAGGCAAAGTTTCCTTCGAGAAATATGAAGTACGCTACCGAGAGGGGCTGGACTTGGTCATCAAAGGAATTTCCTGTGAAATTGAAGGTGGTGAAAAGGTAAGTTTCCACTCATTGATTCataattttctttgttcaGATTGCTTGACCTTTAATTATGACGTTTAACAGGTAGGTATCGTTGGACGTACAGGAGCGGGAAAATCTTCATTGACGTTGGCGCTGTTCCGTATCATCGAAGCCGCCGCTGGCAAAATTACCATCGACGGAATTGATATTGCTGACTTGGCACTACACAAACTACGTTCTCGGCTGACCATCATTCCCCAGGTAAAGATAAAAAGTCGATCATTTTCAAGAACAAGCATTTTATTTATGAATCAACAATCTGCAGGaccctgttttgttttccggAACATTACGCATGAACTTGGATCCGTTTAACTCCTACAGTGATGAAGATGTGTGGACCGCATTAGAGCATGCTCACTTGAAAACATTCGTCAAAACGTTGCCGGCAGGATTAGAACACGAAGCTTCAGAGGGTGGCGAGAATTTAAGCGTTGGCCAGCGCCAGTTGATTTGTCTAGCTCGCGCTCTACTGAGAAAAACCCAAGTTCTTATTCTTGATGAAGCCACTGCTGCAGTCGATCTGGAGACCGACGATCTAATCCAAGTAAACAGCTGTCATTTATGCTTACGTTTCATGGCAGCTATTTTACCGATTTTTGCACTAGGCTACAATCCGGAAGGAATTTAAAGAGGGTACAGTTATCACTATAGCTCACAGACTGAATACCATTCTGGACAGTAACAGGTGACATATGCCTTACTTAAGAGTCATAGAGCTATAGCTAATCATCTTTTGTTGCAGAGTGATGGTGTTGGATAAAGGAGAGATCAAAGAGTATGCGCCTCCAGATGAACTTCTAGCCAATAAGAACTCGCTCTTTTATAGCATGGCCAGAGATGCCGGTCTGGTATGAACGTTAAGTTCTCCATCGTATTATGTGAAAATATTGAACTGATGTTGACAAAGTGTTAATTACGATGAATGTATTGGAAATGTGCACGCCAAATCCGTGTGAACCCTTGTTTTTTCTATGATAGTTGTGTTCATGACAAGACAAAAATTCTGGGTCTTTTCAATTTAAGTTGCTATGTGGTCCAACTGCTTAAAAAATGTTGCGAGAGTGCAGACGGCCAGTAGCGTGTTAGTGTTCATTGACTGCATCCTACCCTGTGAATGATAAAGCTCATGCACGCTTAACATTTGGTCACAAAAATACAGATTTTGTTTTGGCATTGAATAGCAAAAGCAAAGTTTATTTCATTGGTTTTAAAATCCACAGACCATCATTTAAATAATGATAATTTTCCACTCCAATCCCTTTGTTAACAGATTGTCTGCATGggtaaaataaattaattttacaCAGTAAAGTATGCAGAAACAAGGATAACTTACATATCTGCAGTTGACATTGACGTGATGCCTACAGCTAAGGCATGTTGTTTTCCTTCAGCCATAATTGCCTATtaagaaatttaaatttaaaagttaTAGCTAGACACATTCCAATACCATTAGATCTTTAACATGTTCATATTTTAACAGATTTCAAAGATTACCACAATGGCTCCTTTAGGACAAGGGGTCATCCGTGCTCCAGGTGAGGTTAGACCAGGACACATAATATTTGCTCCACTAAGCACAAATCTAATAGCTCCCTTGTCTACTTGCTGCCAGGGTAAGATGTAGGGATCTGTGAATGTATTGAAGTTATAATGCATGTAAATTAAATTGTACTACAAGTTGGTTTACACTTGTGCAGAAGACGAAGAGTAGGTACCCAGAATCCTTCCCTATGTCTAAAGAACAGAAAGTCACCATTGGCACCCACTAAAACCTCAATATGTTCATGACTgaaaggcaaagaaaaaaaaaagaaaaatctttcaGCTTgtcattgaaaaataaattagtACATGAAGGTTTCCATACCATTTCATCAATCGGAATGGCTCTTTTTTCGGAAGTACGTCATTGATACAATTCTCAATATACGGGTATTGTTCTAAAATTTTAGATCGAATTCCTTTCTGAACTGACGTTTTAAGCTGCTGAAACCCAGAtatgttttctttctcatcaaacctgttaaaaaaattgttaatTAAACAGTACagaaaattaattaatatCCAACAAGTTCAAGtactttttaaacatttctttgaatttactaaatttataaataaatttCACGTAAACTAGTATTAGATTCCTGCTGGGCAAATCTGCAAGTTCAGACAGGATCTCTGAGTTTGAGAAAAGCAGACGACAAACTGTGCCGTAACCGGAAAACGATTCACCTGCCACCTCGTGGCTCACGTCTTAGTGCGCCGCCACGACACACATGACACATGTTTCAAATCAAACTTTAAGACCACTTTGGCACTTTCGCATTGCGTGGCAATTAGCGAAGGATCACTGACCTGTGCGCAGTCACTTTCCTAGATCGACAAACAAAACCAGTGATATTTTTAGAACACGAATTTGCCAGCTTACGTGGCTTGACCTTTGAAAATGTGCCACAGGGTGCCTAAATCATGGCAGTTATTAGCGAAATCGTTCATTTTTAAAGAAGTTGCATGTTGCAGGTGGTTCTAAAGGAGACCAGTTTTGAAGTAGTTGTGGTGTTCGCATTTCCAGAATGCTTAACCTCGTTTTCcatcattaaaaaaactatttgtGCACCAGAACAGCAACAGTAACAATTTAAAAGTGTGAACATACGTTAAAGTTTTCTTCAACTGAGTGAAAAAGTGGTCGGAGTTCAAGCAAGTTCATCGAGAAGGCTTCGCACGTGGTCGAGGGTCTTCGCCATTTTCAGAGTAAGAATTTTGTTCAGTTTTTCGATCACTGCACCTGCTAATCGTAAATTTATTGAAACGAGTGACTGTGTAATGTCAGCAAAGATTATTTTATGCAAGATGGCAACGATAAATCGTGATTCAGattaaacaaattttctttctttctcgcAGGTTCTCCAAGCAGCCATTACCAGCGAGACGGTGCAGCTCTTCACAAGGTAGGCCATAACAAACTTAATTTGTGTAAAACGTAAAATCGTTTATGTCGGAGAAAGCACTTTTCATGAGTATTAACCATCATGTCATAGTTTAGGGAAGAAACGCTGGGTCGTAGATTCAGGAAACTTGAATATTGGCTGTTTCTCGAAAATTTTGTCAagaaggagggggggggggctctatctgaaaccctttttttttccatttggtttgcgtcttttgtgttttggtttttgtcaTTGGCGTCTtacttgaaattttttttttttttggtggcaCCTGCTTGTATCCATTACCTTTAACTATATGTTCGGTAGAATCTGGCATTACTTTTAATCGCCATTTATCGCTATTTTGCTTCAAACTCTGCCTGTTGTTTTTGGCGCGATTTGCTTTGTCTGCAACTAGTTGCAGAATGTATCGCTAGGTGGCGCATAGAGGTATTTTCTAGATGGTGCTTGAAAAACATCAAGGAATACAGCGGTATGGtagttcttttttgtttttcatatgTCGGGGTTATTAAAGTTTACGAAGTATCCCCCATGATTCAAATATTTATCTAGCGTGTTGGTGGAACGTTGGAATTTTGTTGATTCAATTGATTTTATTGTCCAGATTAATGGACCCTAGAAAAAGAACGGAATCTGGACAATGGGATGAATGAATGGAACTCCTTGTAGAGAAAGGCTGCATGTAGAGATGGtccatatttttattttctttacctatgtattattattatgtcGAGCACGACTGCGCAAACAAACACGCGCTCGCATTCTGCATATTTCCTGCGTAGACGTCGTACTGACACACCCACACATATCGAATTCATCCTCTTCCCGTCTTCCGATTCATTCATATCCTTCAATGACCGGAATTTCCCCCTTGACCACTACCCCCATTCTGTCTCTTTCATCTTCTCTTTATAACCGTTCAAATTCAATTGCAATTACATTAAAATATAACCAATCAGCGATGGTTGGCTTCGTTGTTGCTTTAACGCTTGCAAAGTACTACACGTGTTTAGTCACACACAAACCTTTGTTTAAATCAGCAGAACCCTTGTGAAAATGTGGTTTCTCCTAAGCAAATGACGTACGttcttttctcattttaaACAGTAGCTTCCATTTCTAGCGCCATTATTGTTGTTGACTCGGCAGAgtcggtttttcttttttttgtcgcCGTTCTACGGCTTCCGAATCCTTGTGTGCAGCGATGGCTTTCTAGCATCGCTTTAGCTCCGCTTTGACGGGCTCATCCTATACCCCACTTAAAGGTTATAATTTTCTCTAGAACAGCATGTGGCAGTTGATTCGAGTTTCTCTTCTCTAGTGGTTGGACGAGACctacattttatttattgtcTTTTCAATGTTGATTTGTGGGCGAcagaagtagaaaaaaaaaaaaagcggcaCGAGCCGCCTTTGGTCGTGTGTTTGATTTTCAATGGCTTCACGGACACTCGAGCGACCGAAAATGTTTTCAGCCCTGGATATCAaattctatttgattttcggctttttttgttgttttttcttggaaGTTGGCATTGTGTGTGATGAGATTGTTTGAAggaaaaattttctgatttacttgttgggaaagaaaaactgtttAAAATCTTGATGAAACAAATAGCGTGGGCGGATGTTGTGTGTTCCCATTATGgaattggggggggggggagtgaAGTGCGGCGATTTTGCCGCTCTGTCAGAACGATGCGCACGTCAAAGATCATTTGTTACATCGGTTCAGTACATCAGCAGAAAAATAGTGTTTCTAGTAAGCactcaatttttttcctgtgTGCTAAAGCACATTGCAAGTAATAAATTACCCGCTCGCAGGAAATCCCAGTTATTATTcaacttcaattttttttttcagtgtagGGGGTTAACCCCCTCACATGTGCctaaccttaaaaaaaaaaaagagtggaAAGGTGTGCGGGTTATTATTG includes:
- the LOC116919077 gene encoding multidrug resistance-associated protein 1 isoform X5 codes for the protein MGENETISPLDSFCGSTFWDLDQTWYTNDPNFTECFHQTVLYWIPCGFIWLFAPYETYQILYSNTRYIPWSFINISKMVINLLLIILSIISIIYAVIQSNNGVELYTNDVYYVTPAILAATFVLTLGLMLAGKKRGIRSSGPLFLFWFLLTFCGGFTYAARIKSIIDGMNKMETYPFVWEMVYYPLVVVMFFINCFADKEPLYMEGEGKSDNPCPEEAASFLNVITYTWLDSLIWKGYRKPLETTDLWDLNNKDKSKSVVPRFEKHWQKALSKQAKKPSEPKATYGAENGGVSFKPSPSTKKIVSVLPALCKTFAPEFLLGSLLKLMQDLLAFVSPQILSLLIGFVEDLTQESWKGYLYAIILTLTAMLQTLILGQYFQRMFVVGLQIRTSIVSSIYRKAIKISSSSRKESTVGEIVNLMSVDAQRLMDLTTYLNMLWSAPLQIALAIYFLYQILGPSVFAGLGVMILLIPVNGVLANATKKLQIQQMKYKDKRVKMMSEILSGIKVLKLYAWEPSFQAQVEEIRSKEIDVLKRAAYLNAGTSFIWTCAPFLVTLATFAVYVTSDPSHILDAKKAFVSLTLFNLLRFPMSMFPMLVVSFVQASVSIKRLNKFMNADELDPNSVSHETTQSAISVEKGSFAWSQAEPPILKDINIEIKPGKLVAVVGQVGAGKSSLISAILGEMEKLSGKVNTNGRIAYIPQQAWIQNCSLRNNILFGKGYNESVYNKVINACALKPDLAMLPGGDNTEIGEKGINLSGGQKQRVSLARSVFSDMDVYLLDDPLSAVDSHVGKHIFDEVIGPKGLLKSKTRLLVTHGITFLPQVDQIVVLKDGEVSEIGSYKELLAQKGAFAEFLLQHLEDEGTDEDIPDELAEIKQELENTMGKEEFARQISRQRVASESQSQHSENAENRPMIASPDRSLSRSSSTTSMEKSGGSLRRRSSAKDRKSVDAGAPAANPNNNKLIEAEKTETGKVNSKVYIHYMRSIGAWLTFITLVLYILYQSFAVYSNIWLAKWSEAGNTTTKNHTIEQQRDIYLGVYGALGFGQAILVMLASVLLGLASLRAARTLHIRLIGDVLRLPMVFFDTTPTGRLLNRFSKDVDVLDNTLPFVMRSWIATLLQVVSTILVIGVGTPVFFAVAIPIGVLYYWIQNVYVATSRQLKRLESVSRSPIYSHFGETLTGATVIRAYGQEQRFIKESESRVDINQVCYYPSIVANRWLSVRLETIGNLVVLFASLFAVIEREKGTMDPGYVGLSITYALSITQTLNWFMRMTSEVETNIVAVERIKEYSEAVQEASWDHGKREPPNTWPEKGKVSFEKYEVRYREGLDLVIKGISCEIEGGEKVGIVGRTGAGKSSLTLALFRIIEAAAGKITIDGIDIADLALHKLRSRLTIIPQDPVLFSGTLRMNLDPFNSYSDEDVWTALEHAHLKTFVKTLPAGLEHEASEGGENLSVGQRQLICLARALLRKTQVLILDEATAAVDLETDDLIQATIRKEFKEGTVITIAHRLNTILDSNRVMVLDKGEIKEYAPPDELLANKNSLFYSMARDAGLV
- the LOC116919077 gene encoding multidrug resistance-associated protein 1 isoform X6: MGENETISPLDSFCGSTFWDLDQTWYTNDPNFTECFHQTVLYWIPCGFIWLFAPYETYQILYSNTRYIPWSFINISKMVINLLLIILSIISIIYAVIQSNNGVELYTNDVYYVTPAILAATFVLTLGLMLAGKKRGIRSSGPLFLFWFLLTFCGGFTYAARIKSIIDGMNKMETYPFVWEMVYYPLVVVMFFINCFADKEPLYMEGEGKSDNPCPEEAASFLNVITYTWLDSLIWKGYRKPLETTDLWDLNNKDKSKSVVPRFEKHWQKALSKQAKKPSEPKATYGAENGGVSFKPSPSTKKIVSVLPALCKTFAPEFLLGSLLKLMQDLLAFVSPQILSLLIGFVEDLTQESWKGYLYAIILTLTAMLQTLILGQYFQRMFVVGLQIRTSIVSSIYRKAIKISSSSRKESTVGEIVNLMSVDAQRLMDLTTYLNMLWSAPLQIALAIYFLYQILGPSVFAGLGVMILLIPVNGVLANATKKLQIQQMKYKDKRVKMMSEILSGIKVLKLYAWEPSFQAQVEEIRSKEIDVLKRAAYLNAGTSFIWTCAPFLVTLATFAVYVTSDPSHILDAKKAFVSLTLFNLLRFPMSMFPMLVVSFVQASVSIKRLNKFMNADELDPNSVSHETTQSAISVEKGSFAWSQAEPPILKDINIEIKPGKLVAVVGQVGAGKSSLISAILGEMEKLSGKVNTNGRIAYIPQQAWIQNCSLRNNILFGKGYNESVYNKVINACALKPDLAMLPGGDNTEIGEKGINLSGGQKQRVSLARSVFSDMDVYLLDDPLSAVDSHVGKHIFDEVIGPKGLLKSKTRLLVTHGITFLPQVDQIVVLKDGEVSEIGSYKELLAQKGAFAEFLLQHLEDEGTDEDIPDELAEIKQELENTMGKEEFARQISRQRVASESQSQHSENAENRPMIASPDRSLSRSSSTTSMEKSGGSLRRRSSAKDRKSVDAGAPAANPNNNKLIEAEKTETGKVNSKVYIHYMRSIGAWLTFITLVLYILYQSFAVYSNIWLAKWSEAGNTTTKNHTIEQQRDIYLGVYGALGFGQAIFLLFGTITIALGCLEASSILHEGMIARTFRLPMSHFDTTPIGRIVNRFAKDVDVVDNLIPSSIRTALLCFLSVVSTILVIGVGTPVFFAVAIPIGVLYYWIQNVYVATSRQLKRLESVSRSPIYSHFGETLTGATVIRAYGQEQRFIKESESRVDINQVCYYPSIVANRWLSVRLETIGNLVVLFASLFAVIEREKGTMDPGYVGLSITYALSITQTLNWFMRMTSEVETNIVAVERIKEYSEAVQEASWDHGKREPPNTWPEKGKVSFEKYEVRYREGLDLVIKGISCEIEGGEKVGIVGRTGAGKSSLTLALFRIIEAAAGKITIDGIDIADLALHKLRSRLTIIPQDPVLFSGTLRMNLDPFNSYSDEDVWTALEHAHLKTFVKTLPAGLEHEASEGGENLSVGQRQLICLARALLRKTQVLILDEATAAVDLETDDLIQATIRKEFKEGTVITIAHRLNTILDSNRVMVLDKGEIKEYAPPDELLANKNSLFYSMARDAGLV
- the LOC116919077 gene encoding multidrug resistance-associated protein 1 isoform X3; translated protein: MGENETISPLDSFCGSTFWDLDQTWYTNDPNFTECFHQTVLYWIPCGFIWLFAPYETYQILYSNTRYIPWSFINISKMVINLLLIILSIISIIYAVIQSNNGVELYTNDVYYVTPAILAATFVLTLGLMLAGKKRGIRSSGPLFLFWFLLTFCGGFTYAARIKSIIDGMNKMETYPFVWEMVYYPLVVVMFFINCFADKEPLYMEGEGKSDNPCPEEAASFLNVITYTWLDSLIWKGYRKPLETTDLWDLNNKDKSKSVVPRFEKHWQKALSKQAKLFWDQFGKPSEPKATYGAENGGVSFKPSPSTKKIVSVLPALCKTFAPEFLLGSLLKLMQDLLAFVSPQILSLLIGFVEDLTQESWKGYLYAIILTLTAMLQTLILGQYFQRMFVVGLQIRTSIVSSIYRKAIKISSSSRKESTVGEIVNLMSVDAQRLMDLTTYLNMLWSAPLQIALAIYFLYQILGPSVFAGLGVMILLIPVNGVLANATKKLQIQQMKYKDKRVKMMSEILSGIKVLKLYAWEPSFQAQVEEIRSKEIDVLKRAAYLNAGTSFIWTCAPFLVTLATFAVYVTSDPSHILDAKKAFVSLTLFNLLRFPMSMFPMLVVSFVQASVSIKRLNKFMNADELDPNSVSHETTQSAISVEKGSFAWSQAEPPILKDINIEIKPGKLVAVVGQVGAGKSSLISAILGEMEKLSGKVNTNGRIAYIPQQAWIQNCSLRNNILFGKGYNESVYNKVINACALKPDLAMLPGGDNTEIGEKGINLSGGQKQRVSLARSVFSDMDVYLLDDPLSAVDSHVGKHIFDEVIGPKGLLKSKTRLLVTHGITFLPQVDQIVVLKDGEVSEIGSYKELLAQKGAFAEFLLQHLEDEGTDEDIPDELAEIKQELENTMGKEEFARQISRQRVASESQSQHSENAENRPMIASPDRSLSRSSSTTSMEKSGGSLRRRSSAKDRKSVDAGAPAANPNNNKLIEAEKTETGKVNSKVYIHYMRSIGAWLTFITLVLYILYQSFAVYSNIWLAKWSEAGNTTTKNHTIEQQRDIYLGVYGALGFGQAIFLLFGTITIALGCLEASSILHEGMIARTFRLPMSHFDTTPIGRIVNRFAKDVDVVDNLIPSSIRTALLCFLSVVSTILVIGVGTPVFFAVAIPIGVLYYWIQNVYVATSRQLKRLESVSRSPIYSHFGETLTGATVIRAYGQEQRFIKESESRVDINQVCYYPSIVANRWLSVRLETIGNLVVLFASLFAVIEREKGTMDPGYVGLSITYALSITQTLNWFMRMTSEVETNIVAVERIKEYSEAVQEASWDHGKREPPNTWPEKGKVSFEKYEVRYREGLDLVIKGISCEIEGGEKVGIVGRTGAGKSSLTLALFRIIEAAAGKITIDGIDIADLALHKLRSRLTIIPQDPVLFSGTLRMNLDPFNSYSDEDVWTALEHAHLKTFVKTLPAGLEHEASEGGENLSVGQRQLICLARALLRKTQVLILDEATAAVDLETDDLIQATIRKEFKEGTVITIAHRLNTILDSNRVMVLDKGEIKEYAPPDELLANKNSLFYSMARDAGLV